In the Chelonoidis abingdonii isolate Lonesome George chromosome 13, CheloAbing_2.0, whole genome shotgun sequence genome, one interval contains:
- the CYGB gene encoding cytoglobin gives MEKVQGEMEIERWERSEELSDAEKKVIQETWSRVYTNCEDVGVSILIRFFVKFPSAKQYFSQFKHMEDPLEMERTPQLRKHARRVMGAVNTVVENINDSEKVSSVLALVGKAHALKHKVEPVYFKFFTGVMLEVIAEEYANEFTPEVQRAWTKVKSLIYTHVTAAYKEVGWVQYPNSTM, from the exons ATGGAGAAAGTCCAGGGAGAAATGGAGATTGAGAGATGGGAAAGGAGCGAAGAGCTGTCAGATGCCGAGAAAAAGGTGATTCAAGAAACCTGGAGCAGAGTGTATACGAACTGCGAGGATGTTGGGGTCTCCATACTGatcag GTTTTTTGTCAAATTCCCATCTGCCAAGCAGTACTTCAGTCAGTTCAAGCACATGGAGGACCCCCTGGAGATGGAGAGGACGCCACAGCTGCGCAAGCATGCCCGGCGGGTCATGGGTGCTGTTAATACCGTAGTGGAGAACATCAATGACTCCGAAAAGGTCTCATCTGTTCTGGCTCTGGTGGGCAAAGCCCACGCCCTCAAGCACAAAGTGGAGCCCGTCTACTTCAAG ttctTCACCGGCGTCATGCTGGAGGTCATTGCCGAAGAATATGCCAATGAATTCACCCCAGAAGTGCAGAGAGCCTGGACCAAGGTGAAGAGCCTCATCTACACTCACGTGACTGCCGCGTACAAGGAGGTGGGCTGGGTGCAGTATCCAAACTCCACCATGTGA